A single window of Malus sylvestris chromosome 5, drMalSylv7.2, whole genome shotgun sequence DNA harbors:
- the LOC126622908 gene encoding uncharacterized protein LOC126622908 produces MANARLARFITEVAPPQFVSVMRQGTSKVLDTINEEEREYVHTPNDSLPSSSSNRFARSSSSSSSAPSFASASASGAESKYFLRKVRRSLSVLGN; encoded by the coding sequence atggcGAATGCAAGACTAGCAAGGTTCATCACTGAAGTTGCACCGCCACAATTTGTGAGTGTGATGAGGCAAGGAACTTCAAAGGTGTTGGATACAATTaatgaggaggagagagaatatGTTCATACCCCAAATGATTCTCTCCCTTCATCATCATCCAACAGGTTTGCTCGTTCCTCTTCATCGTCATCGTCGGCACCAAGTTTCGCTTCTGCTTCTGCCTCCGGTGCCGAGTCAAAGTACTTTCTCAGGAAAGTTCGTAGGTCTTTGTCCGTGTTGGGAAACTAA